The following are from one region of the Achromobacter xylosoxidans genome:
- the ccoO gene encoding cytochrome-c oxidase, cbb3-type subunit II, with translation MANHKSGFFSHQTLEKNIGWMIIASILVVSFAGLVQIVPLFFQHSTTQPIAGVEPYSPLRLMGRDVYIREGCVGCHSQQVRVLAAEVQRYGPYSVASESVFDHPFLWGSKRTGPDLARVGERYSDDWHRIHLRDPRKVVPESNMPAYPWLEKTVITGENVSDRMRALRTLGVPYTDEEIAAAPKAIEGKTEEDALVAYLQGLGVGVRKAEQARKAEEAKKAAAQPAAQPATQAAAPAAAGG, from the coding sequence ATGGCCAACCATAAATCTGGTTTCTTTTCCCACCAGACGCTCGAGAAGAACATCGGCTGGATGATCATCGCCAGCATCCTGGTGGTGTCCTTCGCGGGCCTGGTCCAGATCGTGCCGCTGTTCTTCCAGCACAGCACGACCCAGCCCATCGCGGGCGTGGAACCCTACAGCCCGCTGCGCCTGATGGGCCGCGACGTCTACATCCGCGAAGGCTGCGTCGGCTGCCATTCGCAGCAGGTGCGGGTGCTGGCGGCCGAAGTGCAGCGCTACGGCCCGTACTCGGTGGCCTCGGAATCGGTCTTCGACCATCCCTTCCTGTGGGGCTCCAAGCGCACCGGTCCCGATCTGGCGCGCGTGGGCGAACGCTATTCGGATGACTGGCACCGCATCCACCTGCGCGACCCGCGCAAGGTGGTGCCGGAATCCAACATGCCCGCCTATCCCTGGCTGGAAAAGACGGTCATCACCGGCGAGAACGTGAGCGACCGCATGCGCGCCCTGCGCACGCTGGGCGTGCCCTACACCGACGAGGAAATCGCCGCGGCGCCCAAGGCCATCGAAGGCAAGACCGAGGAAGACGCGCTGGTCGCCTACCTGCAAGGGTTGGGCGTGGGCGTGCGCAAGGCCGAGCAGGCCAGGAAGGCGGAAGAGGCCAAGAAGGCCGCCGCGCAACCCGCGGCACAGCCCGCGACCCAAGCCGCCGCGCCCGCGGCCGCGGGAGGCTGA
- a CDS encoding cbb3-type cytochrome oxidase subunit 3: MLGYLSAVVTAISMATFFGIVWWACSRGRQSANRESAMLPFALPDEFGQGQQDGANRS; encoded by the coding sequence ATGCTGGGCTACCTGAGCGCAGTCGTCACCGCCATTTCGATGGCAACTTTCTTCGGCATCGTCTGGTGGGCCTGCTCGCGCGGCCGCCAGAGCGCCAACCGCGAATCGGCCATGCTGCCGTTCGCACTGCCCGATGAGTTCGGGCAGGGACAACAAGATGGAGCGAATCGGTCATGA